The Leishmania braziliensis MHOM/BR/75/M2904 complete genome, chromosome 9 DNA window cgacgcatTCAGCAGCGCTTCTTCGGCGTGCAACTGCTGTACTCGCTGGCTGAGCAGGAGGGCTGTGGCGGGGCTGCCCACAGCCTGAAGCACCTCCGCTGCTtgcgaagcagcggaggcAAGACGGATTCGGCGGGCCTTCGTGATAACCGGCCGCCGTGCCCCAGTGCCATTGTCGCCTTCGGTGCGCCGTGGCAGCGAAGCGGCGGCTGTTGCCATTGTGGTCTCCGAGGAGAACGGCGCATTCTCCCGCACCACCGTGACCTCTCCCAGATGGCGAGAGCTGAAGCCGTCCATGACACAGTCCACATCGCCGTTGCGGTCACTAGTGTTGCTCTCTTCAAGTATGGACAGTGCGTTTGCATGatcctgcgctgctgctcctcctcctcctcctgcggcggcggcatccgTCTGCTGCATGTGTATGGTCGCAGCGGCACTGTCGTGTGACTGCGAGTTTTGTGacaacaacagcgacgccgccgctgcggaggtCAGGGAGTTGGCGGCCATGGCCGCCTCGCTTGCCGCTTCATTGTGAAAggcggcagagaaggaggaggaggaggaggaggagaggaacgCGGCCCGCAGCACGTAAGACGGACGCAAGAGGGCGCGGagcatggcagcggcgaaTTCAgcggaggggaaaaaagtTGACGTGGAGTGCCCGCACAGAGAAGGGCGACACTTACGACAGGCGGGGAGGCAGTCGAAGGCCGAGATGGCGCGGGTGGGGTGGGCGAGGGGAGGGATAAAGAGTCCGGAGAGACGTGAGATAGGAGAGGGCGAAGGGgaacagagaaagggggtgggggagagagaaagagagagaaggagagggtgaagagagaagcaggctggcgtgcgtgtgtggtgttCGAAGTTGAAGAACTCCTGTACACGTGAAGTGagaagaagcagagaagagaagaaaaagccTCACAGGGAGTACAcccccacgcacgcacacacgacTGTCAAAGAGGGTACACGATCGGGGAGACGAaccaaaggagagaaaacgagtGAGTGATAGGCCTGTGTGATGTGTGTCGCTCGCTTGGGTGTGCCTGTCTGTCCTGCTAGGTTTTGATCAGACGTGGTGTGAAGGCGAGAAGGGCGCCTGTGCTGCGGGCGGTGCTGGAGAGGGCACGGCAGCACTGatagagaaaaggagaaaggagTGATCTAGATTGGGTTGTACGCGTGaatcgggggagggggagagggggggggggggcgggtaGAGGTGACTCTGCCGAAAAAGCGAAGTCGAGGAGGAACAAAAATGATCTAAAAGGTTGAGCACACAGGCAGAGGGGCGTGCGAGCGAGAGAACGAAGAGCAAGACGACCGAAAGCGAAGCTGTAGGAAGGACAGAAAGGGAGgcggagtgtgtgtgtgtgtgtgtgtcgaggGGAAACGAATATAAAGAAGGCGACCAAGAGGCGTGCCGGCTCCCAACGAAatacgcagacacacacacacacagtgagcacaaggaggcgggggagggcttgagagagagagggagggaggggggcagttGCGTTGTCGTGGCCGTTGGACTCGCCACTCTTCTTCGGTCGTTtccacccccttccttctcagCAGTGCTGGGCGGTTCCTGCTCACGACGTTGCTTCCGTGTCTTAAGATGGCGTTTCGTGCgccgccccctttttttttacctcagcggcagcggtgctttGGAAGGGGGcgcggtggggtggggtggggcggagggaaagtgaggagaggaggaggggggggggagtagaGGGGTGCGTTGTGTGAAAGTTTGGCACTCCTCTCGCCCCGTAGTGCCCCGATGATGGTTCATGCAAGCAGagcgaaagagggagaacagagagggagagagcaagagtGGGGATATGCAAGCGAGGTAAGGAGCTTGGTGAACCATTacaggaggggggtggggtggaggagagTTGGCTGGTCCACGACAGAGTGCAAcaccagagagagaacaacatATATATGATCTCAACAGGAACCGCGGTCGAGGAGGGCAGAGCTGGCGCGCACATCGCTGCTCAGAGACTTTCCCGCCTTCGGTGTACGCGCCGTCTTCCTCTGACTGTCTCGTTGCACACGTGAACACACCTTCACCCAGGCCTCATCACTGAGCCTCACTGTGGAGGCGAAGCAATCAACAAATCGCGTGCTTCGATGATAGTGAAAGTCGCCACAGAGACAGCATCGACagtttttttctcttcggcGCGCCgttcacacacgcacatccaATACGCTGCCGAGTAAAAAAAATAGAGGGAAAAGagccgaggaggcgcggagggggggggggagcgagTGAATACGGTGAGAACGAGAGGAGCACACAggctgccctctctccctctcccacaaCCCCTCGGCCTCgttccttctccagcaccgtGACTGTTTACCTCACCGTGCTACAGTCACCCTAGCTTTTCCGGCAGTtgggacagcagcagcagctggtgccGTTGTCACCGTTGGGGCCGTGCctttggcgctgctgccctccacagccgcctcctttggctgttgctgcgcctTGGTCAGTTCCTCGTACCGGGCAAGCAGGCGCGCGTACTCTGCCTTCAGGCTCTCCTTGGTGCACGTGTACGGGATGCGATGATGCGATCTTCTGGCAGCGCGCATGGCGAAGCCGGCATTCTGCCACGGCGCGAACAGTTGTATGTACATGTTCAACGCCATGGTGAAGAGGATGAGCACTCcgcaggcgaagaagagcatcAGCCAGAACTTACTAGACGTGCTGTACAGCTCATGCGCCACCCTTACAAACCCGTTGCTGCCGGCGAGGTCGTTTAAGGAGGAGTACAAGAACTCGATGGCCGGCAGGAGGATGAGCCCCAGCCCAATGACGAGCGCGAAGGGAATCATGTAGTACGTCACCAGCGTGCCGGCGCGGAGGTCGGCGACAAGGACGAGCATCGTGAAGAAGGTGGCGCCGTAATCCTCGATGGCGGCGGTCATGTACGTGTACAGGTTGTCCTGCACGCCGACCGTGTACATGaggacgaagaagaagaggaggcccTCGATGAGACCGTCGGCCAGCCACTTGAAGATGTACGGGAAGGAGAAGTACATAAATTCGCGCGACAGTGGCGGGTAGAGCTTCGGCAGGGACTCGGCCAGCTCATCTTCGACGTCCTTATCCAGAATGCCAATCATCAGTGGTTGCagagagcagaagaagacGCTGAACAGAGCCAGCAGCCATGAGTCTATCAGCGTCTGACCTGAGAAGCCAACAAAGAATTGGTAGCTCACCATCCCCACCGTCACGATCACATTCTTGTACAGCGAGAAGACGATGCAGTGCGCCTCGCGGAAGACGGAGAAGCGGCCGTGGACGAAGAGTAGCCGCTTCAAGAAGCGGAACTTTGGGATGGCGTAAtcgctcgccagctccgcctgCGACCCTTCCAAGCCCATGATGCCGACGCCGATGCTGCTCTCCTGGATCATGGACACGTCATTGGCGCCGTCACCGATGGCGAGCACCACAGCGTTGGTGTTGCGCTTGAACATCCGCACAACCTTCGCCTTCTGGAGTGGGGTCATGCGACAGcacacggcgctgcggcagcgactaCCAAGGAGGAAGAAGCGGCGCGCACGGTCGCTGTCCTCAAAAATGAAGTCCAGGGTCTTACCGTCCACCAcaatgacgacgacgtgAGCGTTAAACACCTCCTGCCCTTCGTTGCACTTATCCTCGGCCGTCCTGAGCTGCTCCTCGATGCGGGTGCATTTGCGCATTAGGAATCTCTGCGCCGCGTCGACTGTGGTGCTCGACTCAGCGCCTCTGTGTCTATTGCCTGCACTTGTGCCCACCGTTTCGTACCGCGGACTTCcagtggagaaggtgcggtTGGTGTTGCCCACCTGCGTTGGGCACGTGttctgctgcggcggcgactGCGTGTCGGACGACGCGCTCAGGTAGGCCCGGGTTGTCATGCTGACCTCTGACAACTGCAAGGCATTTTCCGCATCTGACGAGCTCTCTGACAGCGGCGATGGCTCACCGAGACTGCCATCGTTGGTCTTGAGTTGACGCTGCTCTTTAtacctctgctgctgcagcatcaacgcctcttcctccagaATGTCAGACAGGTCGAGGTGGCACACATAGTCAGCGCAGCCAATGCTGATAAGACCGCTTGTTTGGGCAATGGTGACGGCCGTCTCCCGCTTGTCGCCTGTCAGCATCCACACCACAATGGATGCCTGAATGCAAAACTCCAGTGTCTGCggcacctcctcctgcagcttgTCCTCcaccgcggtggcgccaACGATGTCGACGTCCCTCTCCAAGAGCGCGTATGCTTCGTGCAGCTTCTCGTTGCGGTCCTGCATCGCACACTGAGCATTGTTGAAGATCGGCAGCCACTCAcgcacctcttcctcgctcAGGTAGCGCTGGCCTAGGATGAGGGTGCGCAGACCTAGCTGAGACATCGCGTCCAGCTCCTTCTGCATCTTATCCTTCGCCCGCACGTTAGCGCGCTTCTGCATGTTTACGATCTCTAACATGCTGCTATCCGCACCTTTGACGAGCAGCAGATACTTCCCTGGTTTCGAGGACAGTACGCCTGCTGTCGCACCGAACCCCAAATCCGTGCTGCTCCCGAGACAGTCGTGGTAGAGCGACATCTCGCCTAAAGATGATTGAAGCAGGTGCTGAGCGCCGCTGGACGGCGGGCGCAACGGGGCGCTGCGTGGCAGAAGTACTCTCGTGACTGCTGCGTCGGTGCTCTTGTTGCCACCTTCCGTCTCCTGCTGCTTTTCTGCTTTACCCGGGAGCGTAGCCCTACTGGACAGGGCAGTGGATTGgcccagcagcggtggcggcacatCAGTCGCCATGAAAGAGGTGAAGGGCGATCTCGTCTGCACTCGGGGCAACTGCGCATCCTTGTTGGACTGCGATGCGGCGCCCCCATCAGGCAATACACGTGAGGCGATGTCCGCGAACGGCTTGGACGACTTGCCCCCTCCTACTGCTGTTActgcgctggcagcggcgttCTCTGGTGCTCTGCGGTGGTAGTGCGCGCTTGTGCCCGCAGCCAGAGATGTTGTCACGGCCTCGGCGTCCAGGTCAGGCCGTCGTTGCAGTAAAATGCTCATCAGCTTGCGCTGCGGCGTGAACTCGAGCTCTGCGACGATGTCGTAGCACAGGACGCGGCCGAGCGCCTTCACATACATCTGCCTCGTCGTCCGCTCGAAGAGTGAGAACCCGTTCTCACGTGCTGCGTTCACTAAGCCGATCTCGTCCAGCGACTGACCCTCGTAAATTTTGCTGCGGTCAATAAACTGCTCGAGATCGGTGATCCCTATCGAGGCTGCTGCCTGTCCCAGACACCCACtagcgctgccgctcgaGGGCCCCCGGTTCAGCTGCCGTCCGCGCCCTGTGCCATCGTTGATCGTCTGGGCACTGAAGTTGCGACTATGTAGAGTGCGATTGAGGTAACGGTTCTGGTACCAACTCGCGCTACTCGTGCGGCCGTGCAGCAGGGCCATGCTGGTCGCGCTTGTCTGATGACGATAGTGCTGATAATGGCTTCTACCATCCGTACTCGCCGCCTTCATCAAgggtgcagcgctggcgcaggtGACGTGGCCGTGAGCCGGCAGGTTGTGacccctgctgctgttggcaCCACCAACTGTGCACGATTCACAGCCTTCACATGTCCCGGGGCCGGCGGGAACAGCGTAGGGGATCTCAACGAAGTTACCTCCTGAAATCTCGGTGAGGGACAACacggtggagagagggagcaccTCTGGTTCCGGATGGGCAGCCTCGCGGCTGCGCTGATGATGCACTGCCGAGGGAACGGGGCCGACGGTGGAAGCGCTGCTACGACGACGTCGCTTCGGCATACGCTTGCCTGCGCTGTCTCCCTCCtggttgtggtggtggcggtgacggcgcttGCGTTTTTTCGTGTCCTGTGGTGCACCGTTATCCTGCTTCGCTTCCCTACCATTACCATCACTGCCTGCGTCCACTGGGAAGCACACGACAGAGTGGCACAGGGCGAGGGCGCGCAGGTAGCAAAAAAGCGGGTCGCGCTCCAGCACGGCTTCGCTGACGTTACGCAGCCCGGGCGAGCAGCCGAAACCGCCAGGTCCACTACCATCCGCTCCAGGTGCCGCGCTACCAACGCCACCGTTGCCGAGAGCGCCGTCGGCGAAGAGGGGGACGCTgcgggaggaggtggtgtgctggtgcgcgtCCTGTATGGCGTGACGCAACGCAGCCCTAGCACTTTCGTCATCTGCACAGGGTTGCGTcgcaccgccgtcgctaAGGACACGCGGTAAGATATACGAGATGGCACCCTGTGCGACAGAGTTACTGACGGCTGCGGTTGTCTGTGCGGGTCCCTGATTGTCGCGGTGCCGCGTCGCCGCCTTGTCACCGTCGGCAACAACTAAGTGACTCGCCATCATCGCTGCCACGCCCTGGAGGGGGTGAGCGGGGGTGTTGTAGTCACTGCCGCCATTCGCACCAGAGCTGCTCTTGTCTGCGGCAGGCTCCGCAGAGGTGAGGGAGCTGACGCCTTGCATACCCACCGAATTGTCTTCGATGTCAGCGTCGAGAGTTTGTGCCTCTTTGTCGAGGGAAAAGTtgatgtggtggtggtggtcatGGCGCAACGACGGCTCACCGCCTGGGTCCATGGCGCTAGGAAGGACGCTGGTTGGGACGTGTGCAGCTCTACGACGAAGAAGTGCAAGGCCGATGCCTCCAGGCTTTTCCGTCtcgttgtgcgtgtgcccgtTCACGATACCGCCAACGTACGTCATGAGGTTCTCCGTCAACGTTCCCGTCTTGTCTGTGAAGATGTAGCGCACGTGGCCGAGTTGGGAGTTCAGTTCGGAGGTCTTGGGCCGCGCTTTTTTGATGGCGCCGGTGAACTCGTCGAAGACAGCCATGCGTTTGTCCGCCGCGATCTGGAGCATCTGCATGGCCTTGTTGAACTCCAGGGTGACGTAGAGCGACATGGGAATGAGGTAGCTCACCAGCACAAAATTTGTCAGGTAGCGCCaccaaaagagaaaggagtCCGAGTAGCGCTCCAGGTTCCACTGGATGTACCAGGTTGAGTGATCTGACTTCGCACCAGGCACCTtgcgcagcaggcggtgctTACTCCAGATGGCCAGCCCGCAGAGCAGTAACATCAACACCTGGTTCAGTATAACGAAAAACACGTTCAGGTGGTTCAAGCGACGTGTCGTGCTAGTGATCTTGTGTGGCTTTGGCCGAAGGTTCAGCAGCATCTTTGTGTGGCAGCCTGTGTACACTGCCGCACCAAGAACCCAGTCCGTGTTGCGGATGACACACCCACGTGGGATGAACTGGTCGATGCCAAGCGGCACCATCTCACCCGTTGGCAGACGCAGTTGGCCAAACCATATCGAAAGGTCCGGGGTAGGGGGGCAGGAGACGAGCACCACGCCGGAAGCCGGCGGGCTGCCTGgggctgcggcagtggcgctaCCGCTACCGTGGAGCGGCTCGTCATGAACCACTAGAGGCCTGTCGAGCGCCGAGCAGCCACACGACTGACTACAGGGACCGGCTCCTGCTCCCTCGCGTGGTTGCGGGTCAGACGCGCTTTTTTGTTGCAACTCACCGCTGATGTGATGATGATGGCTGGTGGCGTCCTTGGCGAACACAGACTCGTTCTCGCCCGTGCGATTTGCCGCGTCGTTAGGCCACACGTGCGAGGAGGACTCATGCAGAGCGCTCGTGCATACCAGAGGCAATAAATGCACACCTGCGCTGTTCGTACGACTGTGCACGGTGCGCTCGTACTGCTCAGAGAGCTGTTGAAGCTGGGGTGGCATCGGCAGCTGCCCTTCTTCGGCGAGTCGGTCATTCAGGGTCATGAGTCGTTGGTGCAGAATGCGTTTTGGTGTGATGTCTGGCGTGACATGGTCAGCCCTGTTGTGGAGGGTTTCCGACTCCGCGACACCCAAGTACGCGTGGCTGCGAGAGAGCTGGATGCCACCGGTGCGGGGACTGACAAAGTGCCGGAAGTGCTGCTGTGGAtcagagaagcagcggaCATGATGCTTGTAGAGGCGTGCGGCACTTCTCTCCCTTGCCGCTCCGGCTAAGTAGTGCTCGGTCGCTTCTCGCTCTTCGTACGGTTGGTACACCGACGTCTGCAAGCCATGCTGGTGCGGTGGCGAGGAGTTGCTCAAGTCCTCAAGTGAGGGGATTGACTCTAAGATGGCGGTGGGGAAGGTCATGACATCGCCGTTGCGAGCCGCGGCCTTCGCGGAGAGAGCCGGCTGCTCCGCACCCTTGACAAGAGCGGCGGACGAGGTGGTGGTCAGTGGGACATTGAGGTGCCTGGGGTccgtcaccgctgcctctTCTATTGATGTGTTCATCAACCGATCCGTGACTCTAGCAGTGTTTCCGCCGCCGAGCGCGTCACAGCAGTCCACGTACACCTTGGTTGGCGCTGTGGTTTCGCCTGACCCACCCCAGGCATCTGGTGGCCCGGTAGCGGTACTGCTCATGCGCGCCTGCACGGCTGCCGCGTCGCTTGCCGAGACGCCGAGGGCTTGCTCCACGACATCCTCCACTGTCCCCAATGCCTCCACTGTCTGGATCTTAGCGCGGCGCGTCTTGGCGTTTGTCTCGCCGTCGAGGTTGGATGTCTCGACGTACGCCAGCCCGtccggcagcgacgtgtTCAAAATAAGGCAGTCCGCCTTCACTTCTTCCCCAAGGCGGAAGAGCATAACGTCGCCAGGGTACACATCACAGCTGCGCACTGGATGGAACGTGACGACTggctccgctgcagcgacgggAGTCGTTGACCCTCGAGACTGCAGCGGAGCGTAGCGGAGGTTTGATGCGGTCGGGGCCGCTTTCGATGTGCCGCAGCCTCGGCCGTCGGTGGACATCTCTACCTCGTCCAGCACGTCCATTCCGTCACCACCGTGTGACctgttgctgcggctgacCATGGTGTCCCCAGTTCGACTGTCTGGTCGCGAAAAGACGTGCGCAacacgctgccgccagcgGAGAAGCTTCTGCTGGCAATTGTGAGCACCGTACActttccccttctttgcGGTGTCCTTCACGCGATGTGCCTctgcggcaccgccgtcgctgctgctagtggctgcgctgccgtggctggTAACACCGTTGCTTGGCAGCTCCGTGCGTGCTCGCAGAACGTAGACGATCACTTCGTTTGCTTTCTGATCTGCTTTGCGTCGCTTGTAATCCTCCCAGATGTCTTTGAGGATGCCAGCGCCGAGTACGATGCACAGAGGTACAATGCTGCTGAAGGGGTTGGTCGGGCTTGCCCCTGGCACAAGCGTGATGATCATGACGAGCAAGAAGTACAAGTTCGAGATCTTGTGGAACTGGTAGAGAAGGCTGAGGGGCAAGCTGGTGAGAAGCGTGTACTTTGCCGTGCGGATCGAGTTGTCAGGAAACTTGCGCTGCCTGTTGAGGCCGTTGCGCAGGAGGTCAATTTCTACGAAGGCCGATTGTTCAGACCCCGATGAGCAGCCGTCCTTGGCGGTGCCCGCCATAAAGTCCGTCTTGTCGTCATTGCCAATGACATTGCCGCTGGCATTCGCGCATCCAAAGGTGTTTCGGACGGTGGCGGCAAAGCTGCCAAGGGCGGTCTTTGCCTTCTGCATGATGAAGTGGACACGGCTGCAACTGTTAACAGTCGCTCTTTCAGCTTCGCAAAGTGTGTGGGAGAatgtgaggaggagaagggaggagtATAGGGACAcgtctccagcagctgctgggcaGTGGAGAGGTTCAGAGAAGCGACGGCAAAAACAAAGAAGGCAGAATACGGCAGCGAGAGGGATCACAAGCGACAGCAACAGCCAACAGAAAGGATCCAAGCGTAGAGCCcgatgaggagggggaaagagagcgaacaAGTCTTTAAGAGAGCAAGCAAAGACCAAGCTGAaacaggagaagaggagtgggggagggtggaTAAACAGATGAGGAAAGAGGGTTACTGTGGTAGTAGTAGTGGGTAatcaccactgccaccgccataCAAGGGCCCACAACAATATACGCGCTACTGTAGATCAACTGCAGTAGGAAagcaacaacagaaaagagaagacagAAATGACTCCCCCTGCCCacacttcccccctccccccccagacacacacacacagaggctgAGCCTAAGAGAGATGCGAGGGCGCACAACACAGAGAGGCGCCGAGAAACAGCCGTCTTTCCTACCGAAAGAGTTGGCAGAGGCGGGCGCATAAACTCGCCACCGAGACCGACAAGGGCAGCAGGGAGAAGACCAGAACGAGAGGGAAACAGAGAATGAAGAAAGCAAagtgggtatgtgtgtctctctctgtgtgttgaCGTGTCTATCAGCAGCGCCCTGCCTACAAAACGTTGGTACTGACTTCCGCGTACGCTGTCTCGGCCACGTGTGCGAGTCACTCACAAACCTCGTTATTGGCTACTCTGCTTGCTTGTTCTTGTTAGCCTCGCGTGTGTCCGTATCCTTTTTGGCCGGCCAGCTCGCCTTCAAGTTAGCGCGAGCACTGcagctctctcgctttcccgTTCTTCCCCTTGTTGCCTCTATCGCAGAggcgagaaaagagggaagaagagagagagggtggagggaagaggcgcagtGCAAAGTGAAGATGGGCGGGAGTA harbors:
- a CDS encoding putative phospholipid transporting ATPase-like protein; translated protein: MQKAKTALGSFAATVRNTFGCANASGNVIGNDDKTDFMAGTAKDGCSSGSEQSAFVEIDLLRNGLNRQRKFPDNSIRTAKYTLLTSLPLSLLYQFHKISNLYFLLVMIITLVPGASPTNPFSSIVPLCIVLGAGILKDIWEDYKRRKADQKANEVIVYVLRARTELPSNGVTSHGSAATSSSDGGAAEAHRVKDTAKKGKVYGAHNCQQKLLRWRQRVAHVFSRPDSRTGDTMVSRSNRSHGGDGMDVLDEVEMSTDGRGCGTSKAAPTASNLRYAPLQSRGSTTPVAAAEPVVTFHPVRSCDVYPGDVMLFRLGEEVKADCLILNTSLPDGLAYVETSNLDGETNAKTRRAKIQTVEALGTVEDVVEQALGVSASDAAAVQARMSSTATGPPDAWGGSGETTAPTKVYVDCCDALGGGNTARVTDRLMNTSIEEAAVTDPRHLNVPLTTTSSAALVKGAEQPALSAKAAARNGDVMTFPTAILESIPSLEDLSNSSPPHQHGLQTSVYQPYEEREATEHYLAGAARERSAARLYKHHVRCFSDPQQHFRHFVSPRTGGIQLSRSHAYLGVAESETLHNRADHVTPDITPKRILHQRLMTLNDRLAEEGQLPMPPQLQQLSEQYERTVHSRTNSAGVHLLPLVCTSALHESSSHVWPNDAANRTGENESVFAKDATSHHHHISGELQQKSASDPQPREGAGAGPCSQSCGCSALDRPLVVHDEPLHGSGSATAAAPGSPPASGVVLVSCPPTPDLSIWFGQLRLPTGEMVPLGIDQFIPRGCVIRNTDWVLGAAVYTGCHTKMLLNLRPKPHKITSTTRRLNHLNVFFVILNQVLMLLLCGLAIWSKHRLLRKVPGAKSDHSTWYIQWNLERYSDSFLFWWRYLTNFVLVSYLIPMSLYVTLEFNKAMQMLQIAADKRMAVFDEFTGAIKKARPKTSELNSQLGHVRYIFTDKTGTLTENLMTYVGGIVNGHTHNETEKPGGIGLALLRRRAAHVPTSVLPSAMDPGGEPSLRHDHHHHINFSLDKEAQTLDADIEDNSVGMQGVSSLTSAEPAADKSSSGANGGSDYNTPAHPLQGVAAMMASHLVVADGDKAATRHRDNQGPAQTTAAVSNSVAQGAISYILPRVLSDGGATQPCADDESARAALRHAIQDAHQHTTSSRSVPLFADGALGNGGVGSAAPGADGSGPGGFGCSPGLRNVSEAVLERDPLFCYLRALALCHSVVCFPVDAGSDGNGREAKQDNGAPQDTKKRKRRHRHHHNQEGDSAGKRMPKRRRRSSASTVGPVPSAVHHQRSREAAHPEPEVLPLSTVLSLTEISGGNFVEIPYAVPAGPGTCEGCESCTVGGANSSRGHNLPAHGHVTCASAAPLMKAASTDGRSHYQHYRHQTSATSMALLHGRTSSASWYQNRYLNRTLHSRNFSAQTINDGTGRGRQLNRGPSSGSASGCLGQAAASIGITDLEQFIDRSKIYEGQSLDEIGLVNAARENGFSLFERTTRQMYVKALGRVLCYDIVAELEFTPQRKLMSILLQRRPDLDAEAVTTSLAAGTSAHYHRRAPENAAASAVTAVGGGKSSKPFADIASRVLPDGGAASQSNKDAQLPRVQTRSPFTSFMATDVPPPLLGQSTALSSRATLPGKAEKQQETEGGNKSTDAAVTRVLLPRSAPLRPPSSGAQHLLQSSLGEMSLYHDCLGSSTDLGFGATAGVLSSKPGKYLLLVKGADSSMLEIVNMQKRANVRAKDKMQKELDAMSQLGLRTLILGQRYLSEEEVREWLPIFNNAQCAMQDRNEKLHEAYALLERDVDIVGATAVEDKLQEEVPQTLEFCIQASIVVWMLTGDKRETAVTIAQTSGLISIGCADYVCHLDLSDILEEEALMLQQQRYKEQRQLKTNDGSLGEPSPLSESSSDAENALQLSEVSMTTRAYLSASSDTQSPPQQNTCPTQVGNTNRTFSTGSPRYETVGTSAGNRHRGAESSTTVDAAQRFLMRKCTRIEEQLRTAEDKCNEGQEVFNAHVVVIVVDGKTLDFIFEDSDRARRFFLLGSRCRSAVCCRMTPLQKAKVVRMFKRNTNAVVLAIGDGANDVSMIQESSIGVGIMGLEGSQAELASDYAIPKFRFLKRLLFVHGRFSVFREAHCIVFSLYKNVIVTVGMVSYQFFVGFSGQTLIDSWLLALFSVFFCSLQPLMIGILDKDVEDELAESLPKLYPPLSREFMYFSFPYIFKWLADGLIEGLLFFFVLMYTVGVQDNLYTYMTAAIEDYGATFFTMLVLVADLRAGTLVTYYMIPFALVIGLGLILLPAIEFLYSSLNDLAGSNGFVRVAHELYSTSSKFWLMLFFACGVLILFTMALNMYIQLFAPWQNAGFAMRAARRSHHRIPYTCTKESLKAEYARLLARYEELTKAQQQPKEAAVEGSSAKGTAPTVTTAPAAAAVPTAGKARVTVAR